One segment of Microbacterium arborescens DNA contains the following:
- the tsf gene encoding translation elongation factor Ts, protein MANFTIADIKALREQLGTGMVDTKKALEEADGDVEKAVEILRLKGAKGNAKRADRSTSEGLVVAREQDGKVTLVELACETDFVAKNDRFIALADKVADAAAAASADSVEAALAADASGETIEQLINDEAAIIGEKVELRRVRTLTGDAFEIYLHKTSKDLPPQIGVVVAYSGSDAETARSIAQHISFANPSYLSREDVPEADVEKEREIVTEISRNEGKPEAALPKIVEGRVGAFFKQVALLDQDYAKDNKLSVAQVAKDAGITITDFARFKVGA, encoded by the coding sequence ATGGCAAACTTCACCATCGCCGACATCAAGGCTCTGCGCGAGCAGCTCGGCACCGGAATGGTCGACACCAAGAAGGCCCTCGAAGAGGCTGACGGCGACGTCGAGAAGGCCGTCGAGATCCTCCGCCTCAAGGGCGCCAAGGGCAACGCGAAGCGTGCCGACCGCTCCACGAGCGAAGGTCTGGTCGTCGCACGCGAACAGGACGGCAAGGTCACTCTGGTCGAGCTCGCCTGCGAGACCGACTTCGTCGCGAAGAACGACCGCTTCATCGCGCTGGCCGACAAGGTCGCCGATGCTGCCGCTGCAGCATCCGCCGATTCCGTCGAGGCTGCTCTCGCCGCCGACGCGTCGGGCGAGACCATCGAGCAGCTCATCAACGATGAGGCCGCGATCATCGGCGAGAAGGTCGAGCTCCGCCGCGTTCGCACGCTGACCGGTGACGCCTTCGAGATCTACCTGCACAAGACGAGCAAGGACCTGCCCCCGCAGATCGGCGTCGTCGTGGCGTACTCGGGCTCGGACGCCGAGACCGCCCGCTCGATCGCGCAGCACATCTCGTTCGCCAACCCGAGCTACCTCTCGCGTGAGGACGTTCCCGAGGCGGATGTCGAGAAGGAGCGCGAGATCGTCACCGAGATCTCCCGCAATGAGGGCAAGCCCGAGGCTGCTCTCCCGAAGATCGTCGAAGGCCGCGTCGGCGCGTTCTTCAAGCAGGTCGCCCTCCTCGACCAGGACTACGCGAAGGACAACAAGCTGTCCGTCGCACAGGTCGCGAAGGACGCCGGCATCACGATCACCGACTTCGCACGGTTCAAGGTCGGCGCGTAA
- the pyrH gene encoding UMP kinase, giving the protein MNDEKTGRRRVLLKLSGEAFGAGQLGVNPDVVGQIAREIAEAVDRVEVAIVVGGGNFFRGAELSQRGMDRGRADYMGMLGTVMNALALQDFLEQAGAATRVQSAISMTQVAEPYIPRRAERHMEKGRVVIFGAGAGLPYFSTDTVAAQRALEIKADEVLVAKNGVDAVYTADPKKDPTAQKIESITYGEALQRGLKVVDSTAFSLCMDNRIDMRVFGMEPAGNVTRALLGERIGTLVTV; this is encoded by the coding sequence ATGAACGATGAGAAGACCGGGCGCCGGCGCGTCCTGCTGAAGCTGTCGGGCGAGGCATTCGGTGCCGGCCAGCTGGGCGTCAACCCCGATGTCGTCGGGCAGATCGCTCGGGAGATCGCCGAAGCGGTCGACCGTGTCGAGGTCGCGATCGTCGTGGGCGGCGGCAACTTCTTCCGTGGCGCCGAGCTGAGCCAGCGCGGCATGGACCGTGGGCGCGCCGACTACATGGGCATGCTCGGCACCGTGATGAACGCACTCGCGCTGCAGGACTTCTTGGAGCAGGCCGGCGCGGCCACGCGTGTGCAGTCGGCTATCTCGATGACGCAGGTCGCCGAGCCCTACATCCCGCGCCGCGCAGAACGGCACATGGAGAAGGGGCGCGTCGTGATCTTCGGCGCCGGTGCCGGCCTGCCCTACTTCTCCACAGACACGGTCGCCGCTCAGCGTGCGCTCGAGATCAAGGCCGACGAGGTCCTCGTCGCGAAGAACGGCGTCGACGCGGTCTACACCGCCGATCCCAAGAAGGATCCGACCGCGCAGAAGATCGAGAGCATCACCTATGGCGAAGCACTGCAGCGCGGCTTGAAGGTCGTGGATTCGACGGCATTCAGCCTGTGCATGGACAACCGCATCGACATGCGCGTGTTCGGCATGGAGCCGGCCGGCAATGTGACCCGGGCACTGCTGGGCGAGCGCATCGGCACGCTCGTCACCGTGTGA
- a CDS encoding murein hydrolase activator EnvC family protein, with the protein MIHHAVGRLAAVLIVMSPLLLGGSGPEPSADSDAVPAPRPGWAMPLRQPTVVRGFEAPAHEYAPGHRGVDLSAPDPAVVAPADGTIAFAGPVAGRPVVTIDHDDGLVTSLEPVETTLVPGTVVARGEPVGTAVAGGHVGEGGVHFGIRRDGEYINPLTMVTGIARAVLLPCC; encoded by the coding sequence ATGATCCACCATGCAGTCGGACGTCTGGCAGCAGTGCTCATCGTGATGAGTCCGCTCCTCCTCGGCGGCTCCGGACCCGAACCGAGCGCCGACTCGGATGCCGTTCCCGCGCCGCGACCGGGTTGGGCGATGCCGCTCCGACAGCCCACGGTCGTGCGTGGATTCGAAGCCCCTGCGCATGAGTACGCGCCCGGGCACCGCGGGGTCGATCTGTCAGCCCCGGACCCCGCGGTCGTCGCGCCGGCCGACGGGACGATCGCCTTCGCGGGCCCGGTGGCGGGCAGGCCGGTCGTGACGATCGACCACGACGACGGTCTCGTGACCAGCCTCGAGCCGGTCGAGACGACGCTCGTGCCGGGAACCGTGGTCGCCCGCGGCGAGCCGGTGGGCACCGCGGTCGCCGGTGGTCATGTCGGCGAGGGCGGAGTCCATTTCGGTATCCGCCGCGACGGGGAGTACATCAACCCGCTCACCATGGTCACCGGCATCGCCCGTGCCGTCCTCTTGCCGTGCTGCTGA
- a CDS encoding tyrosine recombinase XerC, with the protein MLISEAAEAYADHLLRVRRLSENTVRAYRNDLIDLAGASGDIELAEVDIEVLRDWVWRASERGDARSTLARRTATARGFFAWATERGVIANDPALRLASPKRARTLPKVATAQTMAAVLDDLRVRAADGDPVLLRDHAMLELLYATGIRVSELCGLDLDDVDSERRTARVTGKGDKDRVVPVGGPAFDAVQAYLVRARPVLAARAAGHAGAARAVFLGSRGGRLTPRGVYATVSEKLGPALGVDAVGPHTLRHSAATHLLDGGADLRAVQEILGHASLGTTQIYTHVSGERLAAAYRQAHPRA; encoded by the coding sequence ATGCTCATCTCGGAGGCGGCGGAGGCGTACGCAGACCACCTGCTGCGCGTGCGCAGACTCTCCGAGAACACCGTCCGGGCCTACCGCAACGACCTCATAGATCTGGCTGGGGCTTCTGGTGACATCGAGCTCGCGGAAGTGGACATCGAGGTGCTGCGTGACTGGGTCTGGCGTGCGAGTGAACGGGGCGACGCGCGCTCGACACTGGCTCGCCGAACCGCGACCGCGCGCGGCTTCTTCGCGTGGGCGACCGAGCGCGGCGTGATCGCCAACGATCCGGCGCTGCGCCTCGCGTCGCCGAAGCGGGCGCGCACCCTGCCCAAGGTCGCGACCGCCCAGACGATGGCGGCGGTCCTGGACGATCTGCGGGTGCGGGCCGCCGACGGAGACCCGGTCCTCCTCCGCGACCACGCGATGCTCGAGCTGCTGTACGCGACGGGTATCCGCGTGTCCGAACTGTGCGGGCTCGACCTGGACGACGTCGACAGTGAACGGCGCACGGCGCGCGTCACCGGCAAGGGCGACAAAGATCGGGTCGTTCCGGTGGGCGGTCCGGCGTTCGACGCCGTGCAGGCGTACCTCGTGCGCGCGCGCCCGGTGCTCGCGGCACGCGCCGCAGGCCACGCGGGCGCAGCGCGCGCGGTGTTCCTCGGCTCACGGGGCGGCCGGCTGACCCCGCGCGGCGTATACGCGACGGTGTCGGAGAAGCTCGGGCCCGCACTCGGGGTTGATGCTGTCGGGCCGCACACCCTGCGACATTCCGCCGCGACGCATCTGCTGGATGGCGGCGCCGACCTGCGTGCCGTTCAGGAGATTCTCGGGCACGCAAGCCTCGGCACGACGCAGATCTACACGCACGTGTCGGGGGAGCGGCTCGCCGCCGCCTACCGCCAAGCTCATCCACGGGCCTGA
- the rpsB gene encoding 30S ribosomal protein S2 — translation MAVVTIRQLLDSGVHFGHQTRRWNPKVKRFILTERSGIHIIDLQQSLSYIDRAYEYVKETVAHGGTVLFVGTKKQAQEVIAEQATRVGQPYVNQRWLGGLLTNFQTVSKRLARMKELEELDFENPAASGFTKKELLLKKRELDKLHKSLGGIRNLQKTPSAIWVVDAKREHLAIDEAKKLGIPVIGILDTNADPDEFQYPIPGNDDAIRSVSLLTRIIADAAAEGLIQRHQPTDESAEAEPLADWERELLESAPAEAAPAEAAASTDDAASTEDAAVEGAAAEVAATETPADEAGAEAQAETVAAEATEK, via the coding sequence ATGGCCGTCGTCACCATTCGCCAGCTGCTCGACAGCGGCGTCCACTTCGGGCACCAGACCCGCCGCTGGAACCCGAAAGTCAAGCGCTTCATCCTGACCGAGCGCTCGGGCATCCACATCATCGACCTGCAGCAGTCGCTGTCGTACATCGACCGCGCCTACGAGTACGTCAAGGAGACCGTCGCCCACGGCGGCACCGTCCTCTTCGTCGGCACGAAGAAGCAGGCGCAGGAAGTCATCGCAGAGCAGGCGACCCGCGTGGGACAGCCCTACGTGAACCAGCGCTGGCTCGGTGGCCTGCTGACCAACTTCCAGACGGTCTCGAAGCGCCTCGCCCGTATGAAGGAGCTCGAGGAGCTCGACTTCGAGAACCCCGCGGCCAGCGGCTTCACGAAGAAGGAGCTGCTGCTCAAGAAGCGCGAGCTCGACAAGCTGCACAAGTCGCTCGGTGGTATCCGCAACCTGCAGAAGACCCCCTCGGCGATCTGGGTCGTCGACGCCAAGCGCGAGCACCTCGCCATCGACGAGGCCAAGAAGCTCGGCATCCCCGTGATCGGCATCCTCGACACGAACGCCGACCCCGACGAGTTCCAGTACCCGATCCCCGGTAACGACGACGCGATCCGCTCGGTGAGCCTGCTCACGCGTATCATCGCCGACGCCGCCGCTGAGGGCCTGATCCAGCGTCACCAGCCGACCGACGAGTCGGCCGAGGCCGAGCCGCTCGCCGACTGGGAGCGCGAGCTGCTCGAGAGCGCTCCGGCAGAGGCAGCTCCGGCCGAGGCTGCTGCGTCGACCGACGACGCCGCTTCGACCGAGGATGCCGCCGTCGAGGGTGCTGCCGCCGAGGTCGCTGCGACCGAGACGCCCGCCGACGAGGCCGGCGCCGAGGCTCAGGCCGAGACCGTCGCCGCCGAGGCGACCGAGAAGTAA
- a CDS encoding DUF3060 domain-containing protein: MRTTAVVGAAMALVAMLASCTPASSDEPDRIVRPTAPRTSPPPSASSPPVPDVSPDATASAAPGAGDASCVDGVLAIRGTDLDASFAGECDLVQIEGASLDVDLERARINRVVASGDRLEIDLGSVDSLEVTGQSADVDAVVVGTLAVAGDRNVVDADEIGAVSVSGNDNRVEADRLGAVTQSGDRNEIGAG; encoded by the coding sequence ATGAGAACGACCGCCGTCGTCGGGGCTGCCATGGCGCTCGTCGCGATGCTGGCGTCATGCACACCGGCATCCTCGGACGAGCCCGACCGCATCGTCCGCCCCACCGCGCCCCGGACTTCGCCGCCTCCCTCGGCTTCGTCCCCGCCGGTGCCGGACGTGTCGCCGGACGCGACGGCCTCCGCGGCGCCCGGGGCAGGTGACGCCTCGTGTGTCGACGGGGTCCTCGCGATTCGCGGTACCGACCTCGATGCCTCCTTCGCGGGAGAATGCGATCTCGTCCAGATCGAGGGCGCCTCGCTCGATGTCGACCTGGAACGAGCCCGCATCAACCGTGTGGTCGCGAGCGGCGATCGCCTCGAGATCGATCTCGGCTCGGTCGACTCGCTCGAGGTCACGGGACAGTCCGCCGATGTCGATGCCGTCGTCGTCGGCACCCTCGCCGTCGCAGGCGACCGGAACGTCGTCGACGCCGATGAGATCGGAGCCGTTTCGGTGTCGGGCAATGACAATCGCGTCGAAGCGGACCGCCTCGGGGCGGTCACGCAGAGCGGCGACCGCAATGAGATCGGCGCCGGCTGA